A region of Rhodospirillales bacterium DNA encodes the following proteins:
- a CDS encoding XRE family transcriptional regulator — protein sequence MARSLNEIISELPPERQADIEARYQDLKQEVEGLRELRQITGKAQAEIATALNIKQPSVSKIEKQADMYLSTLRSYVEAVGGKLELMVKLPKRPAMRIHHLGDVAPAVRAPKPTRAAKQRHG from the coding sequence ATGGCACGGAGCCTGAACGAAATCATTTCCGAGCTGCCGCCGGAGCGCCAGGCGGACATCGAGGCACGCTATCAGGACCTCAAGCAGGAAGTCGAAGGCCTTCGGGAGCTGCGCCAGATTACCGGCAAGGCACAGGCCGAGATCGCCACCGCGCTCAACATCAAGCAGCCCTCGGTCTCCAAGATCGAGAAGCAGGCCGATATGTATCTCTCGACACTCCGCAGCTATGTCGAGGCCGTCGGCGGCAAGCTGGAACTCATGGTGAAACTGCCGAAGCGGCCGGCCATGCGCATTCATCATCTCGGCGACGTCGCACCGGCGGTGCGTGCGCCAAAGCCAACCCGGGCAGCCAAACAGCGCCATGGATGA
- a CDS encoding DUF2326 domain-containing protein: MIRRFGSDLASFKTLAFKPGLNILLADKSEGANDRQSRNGAGKTSFVELVHFLFGADVRKESIFRSEVLTEWTFDVSVDVAGDAISAARSGAKPSRLTINGAVENWPIAPQFDLAAGHFELSNEQWKANLGKLWFGLPLSAGDESERFQPSFRSLFSYFARRQLSGGFQQPMQHSTMQQAWDQQVSICYLLGLDWTIPGKFQELRGQEKVAQELRKAAKSGDLGRYFGKAADLRTRLTIAEARAIRLREQLASFQVVPEYKELEREANLITREIDAHNVDNVMDGDLLQQLRASLGEEGAPDLGDVTKLYAEAGVVLPDMVRRRFDEVERFHRSIIENRRAHLNAEITSAEARIAERDQRTAERDRRRRQIMNVLSSGGALEHYTNLREEAGRAEAEVEGLRQRLETAERIESTKAELDIKRANLTKALRDDLHERNDILREAILTFESLSESLYEKAGSLTIAETGGGPQFDVHIDGQRSKGITNMQIFCFDLMLTEISLKQGRGPGFLLHDSHLFDGVDERQVAKALQLGAERAEAAGFQYIVTMNSDVLPQEGFKPGFRVRDHVLETKLTDATDTGGLFGLRFN, translated from the coding sequence ATGATCCGCCGTTTCGGCAGCGACCTGGCTTCCTTCAAGACTCTGGCTTTCAAGCCGGGCCTCAACATCCTGCTGGCCGACAAGAGCGAGGGCGCCAACGACCGCCAGTCTCGCAACGGCGCCGGCAAAACCAGCTTCGTGGAGCTGGTGCATTTCCTGTTCGGCGCCGACGTCCGTAAGGAGAGCATCTTCCGGTCCGAGGTTCTCACCGAATGGACCTTCGATGTGTCGGTAGACGTCGCCGGCGACGCGATCTCCGCGGCCCGCAGCGGCGCCAAGCCGAGCCGGCTCACGATCAACGGCGCCGTCGAGAACTGGCCGATCGCACCCCAGTTCGACCTGGCGGCCGGACATTTCGAGCTATCGAACGAACAGTGGAAGGCCAATCTCGGCAAGCTCTGGTTCGGTCTGCCGCTCTCGGCCGGTGACGAAAGCGAACGCTTCCAGCCGTCCTTCCGGTCCTTGTTCTCCTATTTCGCGCGCCGCCAGCTCAGCGGCGGATTCCAGCAGCCGATGCAGCATTCCACGATGCAACAGGCATGGGACCAGCAGGTCTCGATCTGTTATCTGCTCGGCCTTGACTGGACCATTCCGGGCAAATTCCAGGAGCTGCGCGGGCAGGAGAAGGTCGCCCAGGAATTGCGCAAGGCCGCCAAGAGCGGCGACCTCGGCCGCTATTTCGGCAAGGCCGCCGATCTGCGCACACGCCTCACCATCGCCGAAGCCCGCGCCATCAGACTGCGCGAACAGTTGGCCTCCTTTCAGGTCGTGCCGGAATACAAGGAGCTTGAACGCGAGGCCAACCTCATCACCCGCGAGATTGACGCGCACAATGTCGACAACGTCATGGACGGTGACTTGCTTCAACAACTTCGCGCCTCACTCGGTGAAGAAGGTGCCCCCGATCTCGGCGATGTCACCAAGCTCTACGCGGAAGCCGGCGTCGTCTTGCCGGACATGGTCCGGCGGCGTTTCGACGAGGTGGAACGGTTTCATCGCTCGATCATCGAGAACCGCCGCGCCCACCTGAATGCCGAGATCACTTCCGCCGAAGCGCGTATCGCCGAACGCGACCAGCGCACCGCCGAGCGCGATCGCCGGCGTCGTCAGATCATGAATGTGCTGAGTTCCGGCGGCGCGCTGGAGCATTACACGAACCTGCGCGAGGAGGCCGGCCGCGCCGAGGCCGAGGTAGAGGGTTTGCGCCAGCGCCTCGAAACCGCCGAGCGTATCGAGAGCACCAAAGCCGAACTGGACATTAAACGGGCCAATCTGACCAAGGCGCTTCGGGACGACCTGCACGAGCGTAACGACATCCTGCGCGAGGCGATCCTGACGTTCGAGTCCTTGTCGGAATCCCTCTACGAGAAGGCCGGAAGCCTCACCATCGCCGAGACAGGCGGCGGCCCGCAGTTCGACGTCCATATCGATGGGCAGCGGAGCAAGGGCATCACCAACATGCAGATCTTCTGCTTCGATCTGATGCTCACCGAGATCAGCCTGAAGCAGGGCCGCGGGCCCGGCTTCCTTCTGCACGACAGCCACCTGTTCGACGGCGTCGACGAGCGTCAGGTCGCCAAAGCCCTGCAGCTTGGCGCCGAGCGCGCCGAGGCCGCCGGTTTCCAGTACATCGTGACGATGAATTCCGACGTTCTTCCCCAGGAGGGGTTCAAACCCGGCTTCAGGGTCAGGGACCACGTCCTGGAGACCAAACTCACCGACGCGACCGACACCGGCGGTTTGTTCGGTCTTCGTTTTAATTAG
- a CDS encoding TIGR02391 family protein: MAFFSQDQLEAIAGALGDTGQGLTGPEIQHLIASSKMNDPGPGTKRVRIYNAFVESQNTKQNRTHVLEFIRLAMRPARYSRDPDRYEPMRELLNQALAFAGMVVDQAGNLTSAEAAQTLPEAQRRARDLRADLEGRGVHPDVLKFCRAELLADNYFHAVQEAVKSVADKMRTRTGLTDDGASLVDRVLAGDPPLLAINPRSTASERSEQSGFANLVRGTFGMFRNPTAHEARIHWSMSKEDAEDLLTIVSLIHRRLDKAHMPPRV; encoded by the coding sequence ATGGCGTTCTTCTCGCAGGACCAGTTGGAAGCCATCGCCGGCGCCTTGGGCGATACCGGCCAAGGCCTCACCGGGCCGGAGATCCAGCACCTTATCGCCTCCAGCAAGATGAACGATCCGGGCCCCGGGACGAAGCGTGTCCGTATCTACAATGCCTTCGTGGAGAGCCAAAACACCAAACAGAATCGCACGCACGTTCTGGAGTTCATTCGGCTGGCAATGAGGCCCGCGCGATATAGCCGTGATCCAGATCGGTACGAGCCGATGCGGGAGCTCCTCAATCAGGCCTTGGCATTCGCCGGCATGGTCGTGGATCAGGCCGGAAATCTCACATCAGCAGAAGCGGCCCAGACATTGCCGGAGGCTCAACGGCGCGCCCGTGACCTTCGAGCCGACCTCGAGGGTCGAGGCGTGCATCCGGACGTTCTGAAATTTTGCCGCGCCGAGCTGCTTGCTGACAACTACTTTCATGCCGTCCAAGAGGCGGTAAAGAGCGTGGCGGACAAAATGCGGACGCGCACGGGACTGACGGACGACGGGGCGTCTTTGGTCGATCGCGTGCTCGCCGGCGACCCGCCGCTCCTGGCCATCAATCCGCGGAGCACAGCCAGCGAGCGCAGCGAGCAAAGTGGTTTCGCTAACCTTGTGCGCGGGACATTCGGCATGTTTCGCAACCCGACGGCGCATGAAGCGCGCATCCACTGGTCAATGTCGAAGGAGGACGCGGAAGACCTTCTGACCATCGTCTCGCTGATCCATCGGCGGCTCGACAAGGCGCATATGCCGCCCAGAGTTTAG